A window of Dehalogenimonas sp. WBC-2 genomic DNA:
TTACGAACAATTTACTAACCCGTTACCGGCCTCGGCTTTCTCACCAAGAAGACCGTGGAGCCAAGCCCCATCGATTTTAACAGTAAGGTAGAACTATGGTTGAAGAAATGATTTCAGACGGCGTGTCTAAGTCCGCTAGCTATACTGCCGCAGACATTCAGGTACTGGGAGGCCGTGAAGCAGTACGCAAGCGCCCGGGTATGTATATCGGTTCCACGGATTCCCGAGGGCTGCACCACCTGGTTTATGAAATTGTCTATAACTCCGTTGATGAGGCTATGGCCGGCTCTTGCGACAAGATCAATGTTATCATTCATGGTGATGAATCAGTGTCTGTCGAGGATAATGGCCGCGGCATTCCGGTAGATATTCAGAAAAATACCGGTGTTTCGGCGTTGGAAACGGTGATGACGGTACTGCATGCCGGTGCCAAGTTCGGCGGCAAAACCTATCAGGTTTCTGGCGGCTTGCATGGTGTCGGTGCTTCGGTGGTTAACGCTCTGTCGGAGTGGGTCTCGGTGGAGGTCCGCCGCGACGGCAAGCTTTACCGTCAGGAATACAAAGAAGGCATACCGGTGGCGCCCGTGGCTATTGTCGGAGAATCCTGTGGTACCGGCACGACCACGATGTTCAAGTTTGATCATAAGATCTTCGGGGAATCATCTTATGATTATAAAATCCTTACCGAACGGATAAGGGAAATAGCCTACCTCAACAAAGGTCTGGAGATATCCATCATTGACCGTCGCACCGAGACTGAGCAGACCTATTACTTTGAAGGCGGTATTACTGGTTTTGTGCGGCATCTGAACCATAACCGCATTACCATCCATAAACTGCCGATATCTATACACAAGAAGATAGACTCCTCCATAGTTGAAGTAGCGTTGCAGTACAACGACGGCTATACCGAGACGAATTTCAGCTTTGCCAACTGTATTAACACCCAAGACGGCGGTACTCATCTGACCGGTTTCCGCTCTGCCATGACCAGGGTCATCAATGATTACGCGTACAAGAACAAACTGATCAAGGATTCTGACCCCAACATCATGGGTGATGACGCCCGCGAAGGCCTGGTCAGCATAGTTTCGGTCAAGCTGCCCGAGCCGCAGTTTGAGGGACAGACCAAGGGCAAATTGGGCAACGCCGAAATGAAAAGCCTGGTGGAAAGCGCTGTCGTCGATCAGTTGGCATTATATTTTGAAGAACATCCGGAAGAAGCCAGGAAAATCATTGAGAAGGTGCTGACCTCCGCCCGCGCCCGCGATGCGGCGCGCAAGGCACGTGATCTTATAATTAAAAAGAATTCCCTTGACGGCGGCGCTCTACCGGGCAAGCTGGCCGAATGCTCAGAGAAAGAGCCGTCGCTGTGTGAGTTATTCCTGGTCGAGGGTGATTCCGCAGGTGGTTCAGCCAAACAGGGCCGTAACCGCCGTTTCCAGGCCATACTGCCACTACGCGGTAAAATTCTGAATGTGGAGAAGGCGGCACCGGATAAGATGCTGTCCCACGAGGAAATCAGGGCCATTATCACCGCTCTTGGAGCGGGTATCGGCGAAGATTTTGACTTCGGCAAGCTCCGTTACCACCGCGTGGTTTTAATGACTGATGCTGACGTGGATGGTTCTCACATTCGCACATTGCTCCTGACCTTCTTCTTCCGTCACATGAGTAAATTGATCTCAAACGGCGGTCTTTATATCGCCCAGCCGCCGCTTTATCGCATTAAGCAGGGTCAGAACGAGCGCTGGGTCTATTCAGACGCGGAGAAGGACGAGACGCTCAAGGAATTCAAAGGCAAGAACGTTGACGTGCAGCGCTATAAGGGTCTTGGTGAAATGTCCGCCGAACAATTATGGAGCACTACTATGAACCCCGCTACTCGAACCCTTTTGAATGTAGAGGTGGAGGATGCCGCCCACGCCGACGGAACATTCAACCTTCTGATGGGAGATGAGGTGCCGCCGCGCAAAGCATTTATCCAGGCGCATGCGCAGCAGGTCAAGAACCTTGATATCTAAAAGTCTTAAATAAAATAGCTAAAGAGGGATTAAAAAATCCCTCTTTTTGTTTGTATATTCTTTATCAAATATAGCCACACCTTTTCTTATAATGTGAGTGCTGTGTTAGACTATCACTATGATTTCAGATGAAGCCGAAAGCAAAACCGCAGAGGCTGAAAAAGAAGATCAGGATTTACCAAGTTTGGAACTTGTTTATACTGAAGTGAAAGATAAACTGGAAATCCAGCTTGGCCAGATTGATGCTCTGGATAATAAATCAGGGACTCTGATGTTTGTCGCCAGCATCGTAATAGGTATGGGGGCGGCCGCACAGGCCGCCATTCTGGGCACTTTTAAGGAAACCTTGCCTATGATTCTGTTTTCCGTCCCCATAGTTTTCTATGTCCTCACTGTGATACTGGCAATGCGCAGCTGGGTCCGGCGGCCTTATTTCCGTGACCCGGAGCCCAGGCCTCTGCGGGATTATTACCTCGCCCAGCCATACCAGTTCACCAAAAGAAGGCTTATCACTCATTTTATTTCTTCTTATGAGTGGAATGAAGTTGTAATGAAGAAGAAGGTAAGTGAACTCAGGTACGCCGTATGGTTCTTTTTACTTCAAGTAATAGCGTTAACGGTTGTCTTGGCGAGTCGGCCATGGTTAAGTCTAATCTTCGGAGAATAAGATGATAAATGAAAATGAAGCCTCAGAAAAGTCCGCTGATGAAGATAAGGTTGCTTCCCCCGATATCGAATCTAATAAGCAGGAAAATATCGACGGGGTGACTGAAGAACAGAAAAAGGAACACCCGGAAGAAACTAATCCGGATATTTGTGACCCGCGGCTTTTCAGTCCGCTTCAAGAAGCGGATTCGGCACCTCCTGCGGAACGTTTGGCGGAAACCTTGTCTGCGGAAGAAATAGAAAACGAAACCCCTCCGAGTGAAAATTAGATTCATTAAGCGATTCGTCATAATCAAGCTTGTTGATCATCAGGACAAGGTGTCATTTTAGGTCTCATCTAGTGTCATTCACCTTCTGATCCTTCCTGTATCCAACTGAAATCTACGTGATACCGTAACAGTTCCAAACTGACGTATTTGCTCAAAAGATTCGGCACTATTCAGTCACCGTCAGTGTTAACCCCAAAGTATGACTTAAACCTAAGTTGCATCTACATAAACTGCTAATCCTTTTGCCCGGCCGCACGTGTATGAGCTATACTAGCGGGGAACAACTTTATGGTAAACCAATGGAATTAGCTGTTCTGCTGGAAACCTGCGCCAGATATTTACCGCCCGAAAAGATTAAACTGATTGAGGCGGCGTACCGGTTTGCAGAGGAGGCTCACCAGGGTCAAAGCCGCAAAAGTGGCGAACCATTTATTGAGCATCCACTGTCGGTAGCCCTGGTACTGGCTGAACTTCAACTGGACACCACAACCATTGAAGCTGCTTTGCTGCATGATGTACCAGAAGATTCAAGCGTACCTTTAGCAAAAATTGAAGAGCAGTTTGGCAAAGATGTGGCCAAGCTGGTCGACGGAGTTACCAAGCTAGCTAAACTCTCGCTGGCTGCTCCCGGCGAGACCCGCTTCTCTGGCAATACCACCTATGAACGCCAGGCAGAGAACCTGCGCAAGATGCTGGTGGCAATGGCCGAGGACCTGCGTGTTGTCTTCATCAAGTTGGCAGACCGGTTACATAATATGCGTACCCTGGAAGCTATGTCGCCGGATAAACAGAAGGATATCGCCCGTGAAACACTGGAGATATATGCCCCCCTGGCCCATCGTTTGGGTATCTGGGAGATCAAATGGCAGCTTGAGGATCTGGCCTTCCGGTTCCTGGAGCCCCAACATTACAAATCACTGGCCAGGCTTATAGCCGGCAAGCGCACCCAGCGCGAGGAGTTCATTAATAAGGTTATTGATATTCTCCGGTCTGAATTTGAGGCTGCGGGTATAAGGCCCGAAATTACCGGACGTGCCAAGCATATCTATTCTTTACACCAAAAGGCAGAAAAATACGCCTCCCAAGGCCGTCACTTTGACGAGATTTATGACCTGCTGGCTATTCGGGTTCTGGTCAATAGTGTCCATGAATGTTACACAGCCCTCGGTACGGTTCACAATCTGTGGCATCCTATCCCGGGTTCTTTTGATGATTATATAGCCAACCCCAAACCAAACGGTTACCAGTCGCTGCATACTGCGGTGCTGTCTCTTTCCGGGACACCTCTGGAAATACAGATACGCACCTATGAGATGCATAGTCTGGCGGAGTATGGTGTTGCCGCTCACTGGCGTTATAAAGAAGGTGAACGTGTTACCAATAAGTCTGAAGACCGTATTTCCTGGTTGCGCCAATTGGTTGACTGGCATAGGGACCTCTCCGGCGCCGAAGAATTTCTGGAATCGGTCAAAACTGACATCTTTAACGATCAGGTATTTGTTTTCACTCCGGGCGGGGAGATTAAAGACTTGCCCAAAGGAGCCACTCCTCTGGACTTTGCGTACCGCGTCCATACGGAACTTGGTCACCGCTGCGTCGGCTCTAAAATTAACGGTAAGCTGGTAAGTCTGGACTACCAGTTGAAGAACGGTGATGTAGTTGAGATCGTTACCACCAAGAAGGATAAAGGACCGTCGCGGGATTGGCTGAATCCCAATCTTGGTTACGTCAAGACTTCTCATGCCATTACCAAAATCCGCCAGTGGTTTAAAAAGCAGGAACGGGCGGAAAATATTGAAAAAGGCCGGGAGTACCTGGAAAAAGAGTTTCGCCATCTTAGTATTAAAATGCCGGAACGTGAGGCTTTGGCCAAGCAACACGGCTATGACAATAGTGATGAATTTCTAGCGGCCATCGGTTACGGCGGTCTATCGGCGCACACCGTCGCTTTGACACAGGCTGCCCAGACTGAAGGCCCGCGGCCGACAACACCTGAAACGGCTTTTGTGCCTGCTACCACTGCCCCAACTAAAGTTGACGGCGATGGCGTGTCGGTCATGGGGCTGGGAGACATTCTGACCAAAATGGCCGGCTGCTGCCAGCCGTTGCCAGGTGATGACATCGTTGGCTATGTCACCCGCTCTCAAGGCGTGACCATTCATCGCGCAGATTGTCACAATGTTTCCAGAGAGGATGAACCGGAGCGTCTTATCAGGGTAGCTTGGGGGCACCAAGACCGGCTTTATCCTGCCAAGCTTCAGGTGTCCGCCTGGGACAGGGTTGGTTTGGTGCGTGATATTTCCACCCTCATTGCTGATGAAAAGGTCAACATCACAAACATGACTGTATCCGAAAGTCCTGAGCGGGTAACGACACTTGTCCTATCCATCGAGACCAAGGGGTTATCCCAACTAGCCCGTCTCATTTCCAAGATGGAAGGTGTCAAAGGGGTGACTAATGTCAACCGTATCGGAGAGGAAGTAAAGTCACGGTCCGGCTCCATGTAGGCCCATTTTAACGCGTCAACCGGCTGTATTTCTATTGGTCTGAACGCCGATGCTATAATGGTAGCCATAATTTTAAAAAGAATCAGGTGGGGATAAATGGACTGGAGTGGTTTTTGGGATATCTTTGCAGAGTGGGCTGGCGATCATGGCCTGCGGATTTTGTTTATCATCGTAGTGTCTTTTCTTTTCTATAAAGGCGTCAATACCTTTGCCACCCGCATAGTTCAGCGCTTAATCGATTTCCGCAAGCACCAGCACACCGACAGTGATGAAGCTGCACGCAGGGCCAAGACCATCACTGGCATGGTGGTTGGGGCTACTGGCGTCGCTGTCGTCACGGTGGCTGGTTTCATGATACTGGCTGAGTTCAACATCGATATCGGGCCGCTTATCGCCAGCGCCGGTGTTGTCGGTGTCGCCATCGGTTTTGGTGCCCAGAGTCTGATTAAGGACACCTTAAACGGTCTTTTCATCATATTGGAGGATCAGTTTAAGAATGGCGACGTGGTAAAAGTAGCCGGTTTCTCCGGCGTGGTTGAAGATCTCAACATGCGGCGAACTGTGCTGCGGGACCTTGACGGTATTGTCCATATTATTCCCAACGGCCAGATATTGACTGTTTCCAACTACACCCGGGAATGGGCCAGGGTTAATCTAAATGTCCCGGTGGCTTATTCAACTGATTTAGCCAAAGCAACCGAGGTTATCAACCGCGTTGGCCGTGAGATTGCGGCCGACCCGGCATTCAGCAGCATGATCATTAGTTCACCTCAAGTACTGAGGGTGGATAAGTTCGGGGATTCCGGTATTGAGCTTAAGATACTGGGAGACACTAAACCGAATAAGCAGTGGGCCGTCACCGGGGAACTCCGCCGCCGCCTTAAAAATGCTTTTGATGAGACGGGTATCGAGATTCCTTTCCCTCACACCAAGTTATTTTTTGACAGTGCCCAACTGGAACAATACGCTGAGTTGCGGCAGTTGGCGGATATGGCTGCTGTCAAGGTAAAAAATACGCAACTGCCTGAAAACCCATTAATTCAGCCTTAGGGCAATTCCAAATATCCAAGCTAAAAATGTTAAAAAATTTCAAATCCTAAATCCCAAAAGTCGAGTAGTGAATTGTTTTGACACAAATAGCCGTTTTTTGCTAACCGGAGTTTTGATTCAAAGCAACAATTCGGCAATTATAAGTCAGTAGTGGGGACAAATAGGGATAAACCATATGCTGCTTTCATCGTAATCATGATATATAGAGAACGTATGTTAGCACAAGAGTGGTGAAGTGGTCAATGGGTATTTGGAACTTTTTGAAGGTTTATTTTTTCCGGTAATCCATCGACAGTTGACGGTGAGATTGAACCCTCGGCAGATACTCGGGTGTGACCGGGTATCTGCGCTACCCGCAATTGGTAAACCGGCGTCGGGATCTTTTTGCTCTGCCAGATTAAGACGAGCGAGACATCCTACGATTTACCGGAACAGGCTGGACAGGTACCGTACCCTACCAGCCTGTCAGTGATGTTTGACATAAGATAATATGCAATCAGCTAAAGCCGTATTATTGACGATGCATAACCAGAAGTGAGGTGGCCCCCTTGTTCAAGAGTTTGCGGGCGATGCTGCTTTCTGCCCATTCGGTGACTCGCGAATTGGTAACCATGGTCACCATATCGACGTTCTGCTGGCAGGCAGCTTCATCTATGGCAACAGCGAAATCACTGGTTTCAGCTACTTTGATAGATACTTTGAGGCCTTCAAGCGAATTTGCTATGCCCTCGAGATAGCTGACCAGGCTTTTCTTTTGCTTTTCAAGCGCTTCGGCAGGCTCACCCATAGGCTTGACCGCAGAGAATAGGACTATCTCCGCACCCAGTAGTTCGGCTATCTGCCTGGAGATGGGTAGGATTTGTTGGCTATAGGGCGTACCGTCCAGGGGTACCAGCAATTTACGAATCAGATCGCTACTTTCCTGGGACTGGCTGTCGCGGCGTACCAACAGAGTCGGGCATTTTGCCAGGCGAACTACATCGTCGACGATACTATCCATTGAAGGACTGGTGAATCCATGGGCCACCATGATAATCAAATCTATACTGTTATCGTTAATATAATCGCAAAGAGACGGAATAAAATCACCAAAGCGGTGTTCTGTTGTTACATGGAAATCCTGGGCAGCCCCTTCATGGCTCAAACTTTGACGAACCAGCTCTGCCCGTTTTTCCAGGTAGAGCCGGTGCATGCCATGAGATTTCCGGTGAGAGTCATCGCAGCTATGGAATAGAACAAGTTCAGAGCCCATTTTGCGCGCTAATTCCTCACCATAGGGTATTACGGCTTCCGCCATGTCGGAACCATCAAGAGGGAGCAGAATGCGCTTGAACATTTTAGCCTCCAATTCAAGAAATAAAAACCTTAGTTACCCATTTAATATACCATATCCGACAAGCTTCCTACGCGACTATCTTATTCTTTTTAGATCCTGTACTCATGAAATCATATATATTAACCGAGAATATTAAGTAGTTTTAAAATGCAAAACAAGTACTGATGTCTATAAAAACAAGTAGAAATACTAATATTCTAGCAGTGATTAATGTTGCGATAATAAGGTTTAGTTTGGGCGGATGAAATTGTTATCAGATGCATCAACAAACACTTAAGCGAAAAAAGCAGCCCATGCTGCTGGTGTGCGCGAATTGCAACAAGATTAAAGATAGCTGGGGCAGGTGGTCTGATCCCGTTTTTAAGGCCAGTCTGCCGCTTGGTAGCGACCAGTCTCATACTTACTGTCCGGATTGTCTGACAGAACTTTTTCCGAATTATGCCGCCGCTATTCTGAACAGGCAAAGACTGGTGCGCTGAAAGCAAAGACGGGATGGGGACAAAATAATTATCGGCATCAATTTAAGAATTTAAGTGCTCACAAGATGAATCCCCAATTATAAAGCAGTTTGTCTACCGCTTACTTAAATTAGTTGTGACCGTGCTGGTGTTGATCCGAATGATCACAAACGCTGTCACCGTGGTCGCAAACGTTCTGACCAGTCGCCAGTGTATTGTTGAAGTGCGCAAGTACAGCTTTGGCAGGGTCTGACTCAACAACTCCCAAGACCACCTGGATATTCTGTCGCTCAAAGGCCAGACGCGGTCCCATGCCCATGCCCCCGGCTAAGACGATCTTCACACCTTTAGCCGCCAGCAGTTTGGGATTTCCACCGCAGTCGTGAGGTGTGACCGACATGGTTTCCTTATTAATGATACTACCTTTTTCGTCAATATCGACTAACATAAATTCGCTTGACTGTCCAAAATGTGCGGAAAGGCGTTCATCGATGACAGGTATAGCGTATTTCATAATTCTTTCTCCGTTTGCTCATATATTATGGGCATACATTCATTACCATAAATGATAACAACTATTTCCAAGAGTGTCAAATAGCGGTATTATGTGAATGTGAATCTACTATACGTATACGCATAAATGAAAAGAGTTAAGGACGACCATCGACAGACTTCCCGTTTTATCGGTATGGGCATGGTGAACGTATTACCGTATTCTGTCCACAGAGAATTACATGAGACCAATGATAGTTCTAATAGCGGCGCCAGAATGACGGTACGAAGATGACCATGAGGGTGAAAAGTTCAAGGCGTCCCGCCAGCATCAGAACTATTAATACGCCTTTACCCAGACTAGGGATCCAGGCAAAATTCTCGTAAGGTCCGACGCCGCCCAGGCCAGGGCCGATGTTGCTGAGTGCGGAAACGACGGAAGACAGCGCCGTTTCAATGTCCAACCCCAAAGCGCTCATGATCAAGAAGCCGCCCCAGAGTATAGCAAAGTAAATCACTGTAAGGCTGATGGTACGGGATACCGTGGTTTCCTGGAGCACCATGTCACCGACCTTAAGCGGGATAACGGCGCTAGGGTTGAAAGCCTGGATGACGCGACGGTAAGAGTATTTGAAAAGCACCAGCACCCGGATGACCTTGAGGCCGCCGGCAGTAGAGCCAGCGGAACCGCCGACGACCATTAACATGAGCAACAGGGCCCGGCTAAAAGTCGGCCAATCATTGAAGTTAGCCCCGGTGTAACCGGTGGTAGTCATGATGGTGGTGGCTGAGAATGTACCTTCCCGTAGGGCGTCAGCGAATGGAAGTACGTTGTTGGTCACCAGGTTCAGGGTGATTACCAATGACGCTACGGCCATGAGTCCGGCATAAAGCTGGAATTCAGGGTTCTTAAATAGTTTGCCGGGACGACGCTTCATGACAAGGTAATAGAACAGAGCGTAGTTGATACCGGACAAAAACATGAAAAAATTAACGATAAGCTGGGCTGGAATATGGCCGTATTCTTCAATACTGAAGTCAACCGGGGCGAAGCCACCGGTAGGCACCGTGGTTAGGGAGATGTTAATGCTGTCAAAAATCGGCAGACCAGCCAGCACCAGTGAGACGAAACATAACAAGGTGAAAATAACGTATATTAGCCATAAGACCTTGGCGGTTTCACGGATGCGCGAGGTCATCCGTTCGCCCTTATCCCCTGTCATTTCGGCGTCCGCCATCTGAGCGGCACCGATGCCTAACAGTGGAAACAGAGCGACGAAAAGCATGATGATACCCATACCGCCCAGCCATTGGGTCAAGGAGCGCCATAATAAAATACCGTGATCCTGAGCGCCGATATTGTTCATAACGGTGGCGCCGGTGGTGGTGAAACCGCTCATGGTCTCAAAAAGGGCATCAAGGTAGGTCGGCAGCGCGCCGGAGAAGTAGTAAGGCAGGGCACCGAAGATGGTGACGCTGAACCAGGCACCGATGACGATGACGAAAACTTCCCGCTGAGAAGGCGCTTTACGGCCGTTGCGGGTCAGCAGGAACATGACAGCACCGCAAACAACAGTGATAACGGCGGCGGCGGCCAGCGCACCAGCGGCGGGTTCGCCTCCAATTATACTAAGTAAAGACGGCACGGCCATGGCGGCGCCAACAAGGCCTGTAACAAGTCCGACATAATGGGCGATGGCGATCAAATTCATGACAGCCTACTTGAAAAACTTTTCCACGGCAGGAATGGCAGCCAGTGTGGAAACAATGACGATATGATCCCCCGATTCAATGATACCATCATCAGGCGGCACAACGGCACGGCCGTTACGGATAAAAGCGGCGATTATGGCATCAGCAGGTAAC
This region includes:
- a CDS encoding GTP pyrophosphokinase is translated as MELAVLLETCARYLPPEKIKLIEAAYRFAEEAHQGQSRKSGEPFIEHPLSVALVLAELQLDTTTIEAALLHDVPEDSSVPLAKIEEQFGKDVAKLVDGVTKLAKLSLAAPGETRFSGNTTYERQAENLRKMLVAMAEDLRVVFIKLADRLHNMRTLEAMSPDKQKDIARETLEIYAPLAHRLGIWEIKWQLEDLAFRFLEPQHYKSLARLIAGKRTQREEFINKVIDILRSEFEAAGIRPEITGRAKHIYSLHQKAEKYASQGRHFDEIYDLLAIRVLVNSVHECYTALGTVHNLWHPIPGSFDDYIANPKPNGYQSLHTAVLSLSGTPLEIQIRTYEMHSLAEYGVAAHWRYKEGERVTNKSEDRISWLRQLVDWHRDLSGAEEFLESVKTDIFNDQVFVFTPGGEIKDLPKGATPLDFAYRVHTELGHRCVGSKINGKLVSLDYQLKNGDVVEIVTTKKDKGPSRDWLNPNLGYVKTSHAITKIRQWFKKQERAENIEKGREYLEKEFRHLSIKMPEREALAKQHGYDNSDEFLAAIGYGGLSAHTVALTQAAQTEGPRPTTPETAFVPATTAPTKVDGDGVSVMGLGDILTKMAGCCQPLPGDDIVGYVTRSQGVTIHRADCHNVSREDEPERLIRVAWGHQDRLYPAKLQVSAWDRVGLVRDISTLIADEKVNITNMTVSESPERVTTLVLSIETKGLSQLARLISKMEGVKGVTNVNRIGEEVKSRSGSM
- a CDS encoding hypothetical protein (MTH1175-like domain protein) yields the protein MKYAIPVIDERLSAHFGQSSEFMLVDIDEKGSIINKETMSVTPHDCGGNPKLLAAKGVKIVLAGGMGMGPRLAFERQNIQVVLGVVESDPAKAVLAHFNNTLATGQNVCDHGDSVCDHSDQHQHGHN
- a CDS encoding universal stress protein; its protein translation is MFKRILLPLDGSDMAEAVIPYGEELARKMGSELVLFHSCDDSHRKSHGMHRLYLEKRAELVRQSLSHEGAAQDFHVTTEHRFGDFIPSLCDYINDNSIDLIIMVAHGFTSPSMDSIVDDVVRLAKCPTLLVRRDSQSQESSDLIRKLLVPLDGTPYSQQILPISRQIAELLGAEIVLFSAVKPMGEPAEALEKQKKSLVSYLEGIANSLEGLKVSIKVAETSDFAVAIDEAACQQNVDMVTMVTNSRVTEWAESSIARKLLNKGATSLLVMHRQ
- a CDS encoding KefA (Potassium efflux system KefA protein / small-conductance mechanosensitive channel), whose protein sequence is MDWSGFWDIFAEWAGDHGLRILFIIVVSFLFYKGVNTFATRIVQRLIDFRKHQHTDSDEAARRAKTITGMVVGATGVAVVTVAGFMILAEFNIDIGPLIASAGVVGVAIGFGAQSLIKDTLNGLFIILEDQFKNGDVVKVAGFSGVVEDLNMRRTVLRDLDGIVHIIPNGQILTVSNYTREWARVNLNVPVAYSTDLAKATEVINRVGREIAADPAFSSMIISSPQVLRVDKFGDSGIELKILGDTKPNKQWAVTGELRRRLKNAFDETGIEIPFPHTKLFFDSAQLEQYAELRQLADMAAVKVKNTQLPENPLIQP
- the trkH gene encoding TrkH (Potassium uptake protein), which translates into the protein MNLIAIAHYVGLVTGLVGAAMAVPSLLSIIGGEPAAGALAAAAVITVVCGAVMFLLTRNGRKAPSQREVFVIVIGAWFSVTIFGALPYYFSGALPTYLDALFETMSGFTTTGATVMNNIGAQDHGILLWRSLTQWLGGMGIIMLFVALFPLLGIGAAQMADAEMTGDKGERMTSRIRETAKVLWLIYVIFTLLCFVSLVLAGLPIFDSINISLTTVPTGGFAPVDFSIEEYGHIPAQLIVNFFMFLSGINYALFYYLVMKRRPGKLFKNPEFQLYAGLMAVASLVITLNLVTNNVLPFADALREGTFSATTIMTTTGYTGANFNDWPTFSRALLLMLMVVGGSAGSTAGGLKVIRVLVLFKYSYRRVIQAFNPSAVIPLKVGDMVLQETTVSRTISLTVIYFAILWGGFLIMSALGLDIETALSSVVSALSNIGPGLGGVGPYENFAWIPSLGKGVLIVLMLAGRLELFTLMVIFVPSFWRRY
- a CDS encoding DNA gyrase subunit B, which produces MVEEMISDGVSKSASYTAADIQVLGGREAVRKRPGMYIGSTDSRGLHHLVYEIVYNSVDEAMAGSCDKINVIIHGDESVSVEDNGRGIPVDIQKNTGVSALETVMTVLHAGAKFGGKTYQVSGGLHGVGASVVNALSEWVSVEVRRDGKLYRQEYKEGIPVAPVAIVGESCGTGTTTMFKFDHKIFGESSYDYKILTERIREIAYLNKGLEISIIDRRTETEQTYYFEGGITGFVRHLNHNRITIHKLPISIHKKIDSSIVEVALQYNDGYTETNFSFANCINTQDGGTHLTGFRSAMTRVINDYAYKNKLIKDSDPNIMGDDAREGLVSIVSVKLPEPQFEGQTKGKLGNAEMKSLVESAVVDQLALYFEEHPEEARKIIEKVLTSARARDAARKARDLIIKKNSLDGGALPGKLAECSEKEPSLCELFLVEGDSAGGSAKQGRNRRFQAILPLRGKILNVEKAAPDKMLSHEEIRAIITALGAGIGEDFDFGKLRYHRVVLMTDADVDGSHIRTLLLTFFFRHMSKLISNGGLYIAQPPLYRIKQGQNERWVYSDAEKDETLKEFKGKNVDVQRYKGLGEMSAEQLWSTTMNPATRTLLNVEVEDAAHADGTFNLLMGDEVPPRKAFIQAHAQQVKNLDI